Proteins co-encoded in one Bacteroidales bacterium genomic window:
- a CDS encoding EpsG family protein, whose translation MFSDTSHNFVSYPSSSLKDYLLMFLLWPFLAFLIALKNYSQKESKKIVYIFLIYYGLTFVVGHTGNDAERYAWNLKHYSEMQFSAFFDIIGGMYNSQTNVDIVEPLISFSVSRFTSFSGLLFAAYAALFGFFYIKSINLIHKRFIENPNDNSFIHMAFFVMILPITAINGFRMWTASWIFFYGAYHVILYRDIRYFILSLMACLVHFSFLSANAILIIYFLVRNRNEIYFPLVIASFILPNLLAPVFQFFFGNLGGALKSRANMYYNESTILGRQEMQQQLAWFMKIGEDLILYYLVFAIIIIQLYKKSLREQIDKNLYSFLLLFLAFVNFGKSIPSFGGRFQIVFFMFATLYVFLFFLKIENKRLHLITWVGLFPMLLYSAIAFRQGSDSFNVMALTPGLGLPLLIPGISIADLVFN comes from the coding sequence ATGTTCAGCGATACTTCTCATAACTTCGTTTCCTATCCGTCCTCATCTCTTAAAGACTATTTATTAATGTTTTTGTTATGGCCTTTTCTGGCCTTTCTTATTGCATTAAAAAACTATTCACAAAAGGAATCCAAAAAAATAGTATATATTTTTCTGATATATTATGGATTAACTTTTGTTGTGGGGCATACCGGCAATGATGCAGAAAGATATGCGTGGAATCTGAAACATTATTCTGAAATGCAATTTTCTGCATTCTTTGACATTATCGGTGGAATGTATAATTCGCAGACTAATGTAGATATAGTTGAACCATTAATTTCTTTTTCCGTTTCACGATTTACATCCTTTTCTGGTCTGCTCTTTGCTGCATATGCTGCTTTGTTTGGATTCTTTTATATCAAATCAATCAATCTTATCCATAAGCGTTTCATAGAAAATCCAAATGACAATTCATTTATTCATATGGCATTTTTCGTAATGATTTTGCCTATAACAGCAATAAATGGATTCAGGATGTGGACTGCATCATGGATTTTCTTTTACGGAGCATATCATGTAATTCTATATCGTGATATCAGGTATTTTATATTGAGTTTAATGGCATGCCTGGTGCATTTCAGTTTTCTTTCAGCCAATGCGATTCTGATCATTTATTTCTTGGTCCGGAACCGGAATGAAATATATTTTCCATTAGTAATTGCATCTTTCATTTTACCAAATTTACTTGCCCCGGTCTTTCAGTTCTTCTTCGGGAATTTGGGAGGTGCTTTGAAATCAAGAGCTAATATGTATTACAATGAATCAACTATTCTTGGTCGACAGGAAATGCAGCAGCAATTGGCCTGGTTTATGAAAATAGGTGAGGATCTGATTTTATATTATCTGGTTTTTGCGATAATAATTATTCAACTGTATAAAAAGTCGTTAAGAGAACAAATTGACAAAAATTTATACAGCTTTCTGCTGCTGTTTCTTGCTTTTGTAAATTTCGGTAAATCGATCCCTTCATTTGGTGGTAGGTTTCAGATTGTGTTTTTTATGTTTGCCACTTTGTACGTTTTTCTGTTTTTTCTTAAAATAGAGAACAAAAGACTGCATCTCATCACATGGGTTGGATTGTTTCCGATGCTGCTTTATTCAGCGATAGCCTTCAGGCAAGGATCAGATAGCTTTAACGTTATGGCCTTAACGCCCGGTTTGGGTTTACCATTGCTTATTCCCGGCATATCAATAGCCGATCTTGTTTTTAACTAG
- a CDS encoding glycosyltransferase: MNILFCYGNWMNPRNGGVQKVSDTLARYFANHGHSLYYITWQYEENDNYHFPALTYHLPDKAILFTKENKEYYHWLLSELKIDVLLNHDASNYRNRFFLDTGIHKAKKISVYHTDPLNGLNSVSELSKSYVLLINRHFPSIIHWLKVQKKRSEISYLLKKSHKLVVLSQEFKKQIGHQLKINSVKIEAINNPTVYSGNHRPVVKKKQLLFVARMELAVKRPDKMLLIWSKLEKDFNDWKLIFLGDGPDRKTIEEIASSLSVKNVDFKGFADPIPYYEDSSIICMTSDYEGFGLVLIEAMQFGTVPIAFNNWISLKDIIVHNETGILVETRNIDDYIVKLKDLMINEDKRNQISVAARSYAKRFHIDTIGSQWLNLLNQLEN; the protein is encoded by the coding sequence ATGAATATCCTATTCTGCTATGGCAATTGGATGAATCCTCGTAACGGAGGTGTCCAAAAAGTTTCCGATACACTTGCAAGATATTTTGCAAATCATGGTCATTCCTTATACTATATCACATGGCAATATGAGGAAAATGACAACTATCATTTTCCTGCATTGACCTATCATTTACCTGACAAGGCCATCTTATTTACAAAGGAAAACAAAGAATATTATCACTGGTTGTTATCCGAATTAAAAATCGATGTTCTTCTTAATCACGATGCATCCAATTACAGAAACAGATTTTTCCTGGATACAGGAATTCATAAGGCAAAAAAAATATCTGTTTATCATACAGACCCACTGAACGGGTTAAACTCCGTAAGTGAGTTATCAAAAAGTTATGTGCTTCTGATCAATAGACATTTTCCTTCAATAATTCATTGGCTGAAAGTACAGAAGAAAAGATCTGAAATCAGTTATCTTTTGAAAAAAAGCCACAAATTAGTTGTTTTATCACAGGAATTTAAAAAACAAATAGGACATCAGCTTAAAATAAATTCAGTAAAGATTGAAGCAATTAACAATCCCACCGTATATTCAGGAAATCACAGACCAGTTGTAAAGAAGAAGCAGTTGCTATTTGTTGCAAGAATGGAGCTCGCAGTTAAAAGGCCGGATAAAATGTTATTGATATGGTCAAAACTGGAAAAAGATTTTAACGATTGGAAATTGATATTTCTTGGAGATGGTCCGGATAGAAAGACTATTGAGGAAATTGCTTCTTCGCTTTCTGTTAAAAATGTTGATTTTAAAGGCTTTGCTGACCCTATTCCCTACTATGAAGATTCGTCAATTATATGTATGACATCGGACTACGAAGGATTTGGACTTGTATTGATCGAAGCTATGCAATTCGGGACTGTTCCCATAGCATTTAATAACTGGATTTCGCTTAAGGATATTATTGTTCATAATGAAACCGGCATCCTTGTGGAAACGCGAAACATAGATGATTACATTGTAAAACTTAAAGACTTAATGATAAACGAGGATAAAAGAAATCAAATATCCGTTGCGGCCAGGAGTTATGCCAAACGGTTTCATATTGATACTATTGGTTCACAATGGCTCAATCTCCTGAACCAATTGGAAAATTGA
- a CDS encoding glycosyltransferase encodes MIRLSVIIPMYNVENYVERCLRSLENQNIPESHFEIICINDGSKDNSREVVIRMQQEFKNIYLIDQQNQGVSRARNNGIKKAVGKYVLFIDPDDYVKQDSLNELLRITEEKNAQVSISGFSILNHAGNLQKNVEYKQFCNVLYPGIEAYFHARGDGWSDPDRTWGILFEKDFIINNELYYLPEVPYLEDGEYIARVMSVAENCLFIDQVFYIRTTRHGSATNSNLFYSDAAINGFILAATNLQNFKKKTIKNQEQKDFINQPIVKFVILSIDSSIRLFRFKTFLNTYSKLKANEFRKLDLNGCNRYYTRLGTFFNISGYLLYSYYMVKKPVGSIWKTMKKFRRLITE; translated from the coding sequence ATGATACGTCTTTCTGTAATAATTCCCATGTATAATGTTGAAAATTATGTGGAAAGGTGTTTACGTAGTTTGGAGAATCAAAATATACCCGAAAGTCATTTTGAGATCATCTGCATTAATGATGGGTCAAAGGACAACAGCCGTGAGGTAGTTATCAGGATGCAGCAAGAATTTAAGAACATTTATCTGATTGATCAACAAAACCAGGGAGTGTCAAGGGCAAGAAATAACGGTATTAAAAAAGCAGTCGGCAAATATGTTTTATTTATAGACCCTGATGACTATGTAAAGCAGGATTCACTTAATGAATTATTGAGGATTACAGAAGAAAAGAATGCACAGGTTTCAATCAGCGGATTTTCAATTCTCAATCATGCCGGAAATCTGCAGAAAAATGTTGAATACAAGCAATTCTGTAATGTTCTTTACCCGGGAATTGAAGCCTATTTTCATGCAAGAGGAGACGGATGGAGTGATCCTGACAGAACATGGGGAATTTTATTTGAGAAAGATTTTATTATAAATAATGAGTTGTATTATCTTCCGGAAGTACCCTATCTGGAAGATGGCGAATATATTGCTCGTGTTATGAGTGTAGCTGAAAATTGCCTTTTCATTGATCAGGTATTTTATATTCGTACAACAAGGCATGGATCTGCTACAAACAGCAATCTGTTTTATTCAGATGCTGCAATTAATGGGTTTATTCTAGCAGCCACAAATCTTCAGAATTTTAAGAAGAAAACTATTAAAAACCAGGAACAAAAGGACTTTATCAACCAGCCGATCGTTAAATTCGTTATTCTTTCGATTGATTCTTCTATAAGATTATTTAGATTTAAAACATTTCTGAATACCTATTCAAAATTAAAAGCAAACGAATTTCGTAAACTTGATCTGAATGGTTGCAACCGCTATTACACCAGACTTGGAACCTTCTTCAACATATCAGGATATCTTCTGTACTCTTACTATATGGTCAAAAAACCGGTAGGGTCGATATGGAAGACAATGAAAAAATTTCGCAGATTGATTACTGAATGA